The window GCGCTGCGCCACGTCTCGACCGAACTCGAGCGCCATCTCGGCGGCCCGGTGGTGATCGACAACCGGCCCGGCGCCGGCGGCGCGGTCGCGCTGGAATTCGTGCGCAACGCGAAGCCCGACGGCCTGACGCTCGGCATGATCAACGTCGCGGCCGCGGCCAACGAGGCCATCATCGCGAACAAGACGTACAAGCTGATGGCGGACTTCGAGCCGGTCGGCCTGTACCTGTACCCGTCGAACGTGCTGATCGTGAATCCCGCGTTCCCTGCGGACAACGTGAAGGGCCTCGTCGACGCGTTGAAGGCGCGCGGCGGCGCGAACTTCGCGTCGGGCGGCGTCGGCAGTCCCGGCCAACTCGCGGGCGAGATGCTGAAGGCGCAGACCGGAGCGCCCGCCACGCACGTGCCGTACAAGGGCGCGCCGCCCGCGGTGCTCGCGGTCGTGACCGGCGAGGTCGCCTACATGTTCGCCACCGCGTCGTCGGCGATCGGCCAGGTCACCGGCGGCAAGGTGCGCGCGCTCGCGGTGACGACCACCGAGCGTCTGCAGCAGTTGCCCGACGTGCCGACGATGGCGGAGGCCGGCTATCCCGACATGAAGGTGAGCGACTGGGCCGGCTTCGTGCTGCCGAAGGGCACGCCCGCGGCCGACCGCGACCGCATCCACGCCGCGCTCCTGGCCACGTTCACCGATCCGACGGTGCAGGAACGGTTGCGCAAGGCGACGTTCGTGCCGGCCGCGAAGCCGCTCGGCCCCGACGCGTTCGCCGCGTTCCTGCGCTCCGAGATCGACAAGTGGGCGAAGGTCGTGCGCGACGCGAAGATCGGCCAGAACTGACCCGTGGGCAGCGGGGATGATCCCGCCGGAAGCCTGCACGCTGGGCTGGCAGGAGTCGCTCGTCCTGCTCGCGCAACTGGTCGAGGCCGAGATCCCGGGGCGAGCTTCGCGACCTGCGGCGACTTCAGTCGACGGGCACCGTGTAGTTGAGGCCGAGTCGTCCGCCGTCCGGGTAGATCGTCTGCCCGGTGAGGTAGGAGGCGTCGTCGGAGGCGAGGAAGGCTGCGACCGACGCGACCTCCTCGGGCTCGCCCAGCCGGCGCATCGGCGTGCGCGAGAGGATCCGGCGCTTCGCTTCGTCGCTGCCGAGCACCGCCTTCTTCGCGAGCTCGGTCGCGATCGTGCCCGGTCCGATCGCGTTGACGCGGATGTCGTGCGGCGCGAGCGCGATCGCCATCACCTTCGTCAACTGGTTGATGCCCCCCTTGCTGACGACGTAGGGCACCTGGTTGGGGATCGCGAGGACCGCGTTCACCGACGACAGGTTGATGATGGCGCCGCCGCGGCGCTGCGCGACCATCCTGCGCGCTGCGGCCTGCCCGCACAGGAACATCGACTTCAGGTTCACCGCGATCACGCGGTCGAAGTCGGCCTCGTCGAGGTCGAGGAACTCGGCGGCGTGCGTGATGCCGGCGTTGTTGACGAGGATGTCGACGCCGCCGAACGCCTCGACGGCGAGCGCGACGAGCGCGTCGGCGGTCGCGCGCCGCGACACGTCGCCGGCGCACACGCGGGTGCGTGCGCCGCGCGGGTCGAGCGCGCGCGCGGCGTCGGCGACGCTCGCCTCGACCAGGTCGCCCATCACGACGCGCGCGCCTTCGGCGAGCAGGCGCTCGGCGATCGCGTGGCCGATGCCCTGCGCGGCGCCGGTGACGATCGCGACGCGGTCTTCGAGTCGTGCCATGGGGAACTCCGTTCGGGGCGTGGACCGGTTCAGTATGCTACGGCATGGCGACCGGCGAGAAACTGCGGCTCTTCTTCGCGATCCTGCCCGACGACGCGGTGCGCGCGCGGCTCGACACGCTCGCGCGCGCGACCGCGGAGCGGGCGGAAGGGCGCGCGAGCGCGCCGCACACGCTGCACCTCACCGTCGTGTTCGTCGGGACCGTCGACGCCGCGAGGGCGGCGTCGGTCGAGGACTCGGGTGCGGCGCTGCGGGCGAACGCGTTCCGGCTCACGCTCGACACGCTAGGAACGTTCACGCGCGCGGGCATCGCCTGGGCCGCGCCCTCGGCGCCGCCGGAGGAACTCGTCTCCGCGAATCGCGCCCTGGTACATGCGCTCTCGGGGCACGGCATCGCGACCGAGGCGCGCGCGTTCCGGCCGCACGTGACGCTCGCCCGCCGTTGCGCCCGCGCGGTCAACGGGCCGCTCGAACCGCCGATCGCGTGGCACGCGGACCGCCTGGTGCTGATGTCGTCGCGGCTGCTCTCGGAGGGGCCGCGCTACCGCGAGGTCGCGTCGTGGCCGATGTGATCGCGGGGGCGCGCCCGCGTGCGCGGAAGCTGCGCGGCGCGCGCAGCGCCGCGCCGCGACGTCAGGCCGGTCCGGTCGCCACCGGACGCGAACGGTCGGCGACCCACTCGCTCCACGAGCCCGGATAGACCCGCGTCAGCGGATATCCGGCGATCGCCATCGCGAGGACGTTGTGGCAGGCGGTCACGCCGCTGCCGCACTGGTGCACGACGCGATCGAGCGGCACGCCCGCGAGGAGCGCGTCGAACTCGACCTTCAGCGTCGCGGCGTCCTTGAACGTCGCATCGGCGCGCAGGTTCATCTGGCACGGGCGGTTGCGCGCGCCGGGAATGTGGCCCGCGACCGGGTCGAGCGGCTCGACCTCGCCGCGGAAGCGCTCCGGCGCGCGCGCATCGACGATCGCGAGCGACCGTGCGTCGAGGCTCGCGCGCAGTTCGCCCGCGTCCGCGATGGGGAGGCATGCATCGGAGCGGAAGTCGCGCGGGGCCGTCGGGGGCACATCGGCCGTGACCGGGTGCCCTTCGCGGGTCCAGCGGACGAAGCCGCCGTCGAGCACCGCGACGGCGCGATGGCCGAGCCAGCGCAGCATCCACCACGCGCGCGCGGCCATCATGCCGCCGCCCTGGTCGTAGCAGACGACCTGCGTCGTGTCGTCGATGCCGCAGCGCCCGAAGAGCGAGGCCGCCGTCTCGGGCGCGGGCAGCGGATGGCGGCCGTTGGACCCGGACTTCGGCGCCGAGAGGTCGTCGTCGAGGTGCACGAACCGCGCGCCCGGGACATGCCCCCTGCGGTACTGCATGCGGCCCCAGTCCTCGGGTTCGGCGAGGTCGTGGCGCAGGTCGAGAACGACCCAGCCCGGATCGCCGAGATGGCGCGCGAGCGTGGCCGGGTCGATCAGCGTGTCGTGCACGGTGCGTGTCGTCATGTCGTCGTGCCTTCTGGCGGGGGCGGGCGGCGTTACAGTCCGGCGAGTACGTCGGCCATCTGGTCGCGGTAGAACTCGTGGAAGTGCTGCATCCCGTCCTCCATCGGCGACTGGTACGGACCGACCTCGCTCAATCCCTGCGCGACGAGCGCGCGACGTCCGGCGTCCATCCGCTCGCCGATCTCGTCGTCCTCGCGCGCGGTCTCGTTGTAGGCCGCCCGCTCCGCCTCGACGAACTCGCGTTCGAACAGCGCGATGTCCTCGGGATAGTAGAACTCGACCACGTTCTGCGTCCGGTCGGGCCCGCGCGGATACAGCGTGCTGACCACGAGCACGTGCGGATACCACTCGACCATCACGTTCGGGTAGTAGGTGAGCCAGATCGCGCCCTGCGTGGGCAACTCGCCGCGGTAGTAGTCGAGCACCGCGCGGTGCCAGCGCTCGTAGGTCGCCGTGCCCGCCTTCGCGAAGCTCGCGTTGAGGCCGACCGTCTGCAGCGACGCCCAGGGCGCGAACTCCCATTCGAGGTCGTCGCAGGTGACGAACTTGCCGAGCCCCGGATGGAACGGGCCGACGTGGTAGTCCTCGAGGTAGACCTCGATGAAGGTCTTCCAGTTGTACTTGCACTCGTGCGTCTCGACGTGGTCGAGCACGTAGCCGGAGAAGTCGAACGCGCGCGTCGTGAGCGACGACAGGTCGGCCGCGACGTCGCGCGGGCCGTCGAACAGGAGGCCGTTCCAGCGCTGGATCGGCGAGCGGCGCAGGCTCGCGCAGGGCTTCTCGGCGAACTTCGGCGCGCCGATCAACTCGCCGCCGAGGTCGTAGGTCCAACGGTGGATCGGGCAGACGATCGCCGGCGCGTTGCCCTTGCCCGTGAGCATCAGCGCCTGCCGGTGGCGGCAGACGTTCGAAAGCAATTCGATGCCGTCCGCGTTGCGGACGAGCATCTGCGCGTCGTGGCGCCCCGGGAGCGTCTGGTAGTCGCCGACCTCGGGCACCATCAGTTCATGGCCGACGTAGCCCGGCGCGCGCGCGTAGAGCGTGCGCATCTCGGCCTCGTGGACCCGGGGATCGGAGTACCAGTGCGAAGGGAACTGCGAAACGGGATGCCGCAGCTCCGCTGCGGTCGCCAGGTTCGACATGACCGTAGGTCCTCTGGAAAGAAACGCCGACTCAACCCGACAATCCGGATCTGCCCGGACCGCTGTGCCAAGCTGGCCGCTTCTTCCGCTATTGCCCCACGGCGGGGTGATTCGGACGCCTGGCTGCGTCGTAAAAGGTGCTATGATAGACTGCTTTTCCTAATCAGGTCAAGACCTTACCGGTGCCGGCGCGGCGGAGCCCCACGGCGGGATGCCCGGCCCGGCCACCGTGTCGGGCGGAATCCGCGGACGGTTCCGCCGGCCAGGTCCGACGTACGAGGACCCTCATGCCCAAGACCACGAACGCGCCCGCGAGTTTCGAGGCCGCGCTCGCCGAACTCGAAACCATCGTCGAGACGATGGAAGGCGGGCAGGTGCCGCTCAAGGAGGCGCTCGATGCCTACCGGCGCGGCGCCGAACTCCTCAAGTACTGCCAGGCGACGCTCAAGGACGCGCAGCAGGAGATTGAGGTGCTGGAGAAGGGCGTGCTGAAGCCGTTCAAGCCCGAGGATGCGTGAGCGGCCGATCGACGATGACCGGAAGCTTCGCACGATGAAGGACGACGTCGCCTACGCCGTGTGGGCCGCCGAACGGCGCGCGCGCGTCGAATCGGCGCTCGCGCGCGCGCTGCCCGTGCCCGGCGACGGCGTGGCGACGCTGGTCGAAGCGATGCGCTACGCGAGCCTCGGCGGCGGCAAGCGCATCCGCGCGCTCCTCGCCTACGCCGCCGGCGAGTTCGCGCACGCGGATCCGGCCGACGTCGATGCCGCGGCGGTGGCCGTCGAGATGATCCACGCCTATTCGCTGGTGCACGACGATCTGCCGTCGATGGACAACGACACGATGCGACGGGGGCGTCCGACCTGCCACGTCGCGTTCGGCGAGGCGACCGCGCTGCTCGCGGGCGACGCGCTGCAGGCGCAGGCGTTCGCGGTCCTCGCTCGCGCGGGATGGCGCGACGCGGGACGCGCGTGCGCGCTCCTCGCCGAGGCGTCCGGCGCCGCCGGCATGGCGGGCGGACAGGCGATCGACCTCGCCGCGACCGGGAGGGCGATGACCGAACGCGACCTCGAGACGATGCACCGGCTGAAGACCGGCGCGCTGATCCGCGCGGCGGTGCTGCTGGGCGCGGCGGCCGGGCAACCGCTCGACGCGGCGGGCGAGCGCGCGCTCGAGACCTACGCGCGCGCGGCGGGCCTCGCGTTCCAGGTCGTCGACGACGTGCTCGACGTCGCGGGCACGACGGCGACGCTCGGCAAGACCGCGGGCAAGGACGCCGCGGCCGGCAAGCCCACCTACGTGTCGCTCCTCGGGCTCGACGCCGCGCGCGCGAAGGCGCGTTCGCTCGGAGGCGAGGCGCGCGCCGCGCTCGCTCCGTTCACCGGAGCGCGGCGCCTCACCGAGATCGCCGACGACATCGTGTCGCGCACGCACTGACATGGCATCGCTCCTCGAACGCATCGCCTCGCCTTCGGACCTGCGCCGGCTCGATCGCGCCGAACTCCCGCGTCTCGCGGCCGAGTTGCGCGCGTTCCTGCTCCGCTCGGTGGCCTCGACCGGCGGCCATCTGTCGTCGAACCTCGGCACGGTCGAGCTGACGGTGGCGCTGCATTACGCGTTCGACACGCCGCGCGACCGCATCGTCTGGGACGTGGGCCACCAGACCTACGCGCACAAGGTGCTGACCGGGCGGCGCGAGGCGATGGCGAAACTGCGGCAGGAAGGCGGCCCGTCCGGCTTCCCGAAGCGCAGCGAGAGCCCGTTCGACACCTTCGGCACCGCGCACTCGTCGACCTCGATCTCGGCGGCGCTCGGCATGGCCGTGGCGGCGCGCCTGCAGGGGGATTCGCGCCGCGTGGTCGCGGTGATCGGCGACGGCGCGATGTCCGCGGGCATGGCGTTCGAGGCGCTGAACAACGCCGAGGGCGCGAACCTGCTCGTGATCCTGAACGACAACGACATGTCGATCTCCGAGCCGGTCGGCGCGCTCAACAGCTACCTCGCGAAGGTGCTCTCCTCGCGCCTGTACGACACGGTGCGGCGCGGCGGCAAGGAAGTGCTCGCCAAGCTGCCCGGACCGGCGCACGAGATCGCGAAGCGCGTCGAGGAACACGCGAAGGGCATGGTGCTGCCCGGCACGCTGTTCGAGGAGTTCGGGTTCAACTACATCGGGCCGATCGACGGCCACGACGTCGAGGGGCTCGTCCGCACGCTCGCGAACGTGCGCAAGCTCGAGGGCCCGCAGTTCCTGCACGTCGTGACGAAGAAGGGTTACGGCTATCCGCGCGCCGAGGCCGACCCGATCCTCTACCACGGCGTCGGCCGGTTCGACCCCGAGGTCGGCATCGTCGCGAAGCCCGCCGGCGCGCCCACCTACACGCAGGTGTTCGGCGACTGGCTGTGCGACATGGCGCTCGCCGACCCGAAGCTCGTCGCGATCACGCCGGCGATGCGCGAAGGCTCCGGGCTCGTGCGCTACTCGCGCCAGTTCCCCGACCGCTACTTCGACGTCGGCATCGCCGAGCAGCACGCGGTCACCTTCGCCGCCGGCCTCGCGTGCGAGGGGATGAAGCCGGTGGTGGCGATCTACTCGACCTTCCTGCAGCGCGCCTACGACCAGGTGATCCACGACGTCGCGCTGCAGAAACTGCCGGTGGTCTTCGCCGTCGACCGCGCGGGTCTCGTCGGCGCGGACGGCGCGACGCACCAGGGCGCGTTCGACCTCTCGTTCCTGCGCTGCCTGCCGGACGTCACGGTGATGGCGCCCTCCGACGAGGACGAGTGCCGCAGGATGCTCACGACCGCGTTCCGGATGAACTCGACCGCCGTGGTGCGCTACCCGCGCGGCGCGGGCCCCGGCGTCGCGATCGACCCGGCGCTCGACGCGCTGCCCCTCGGCAAGGCGCGCCGGCTCCGCACGTCGGACCGCGAATCCGGCCGGGTCGCGATCCTCGCGTTCGGCGCGCCGGTGGCCCCTGCGCTCGCGGCTGCCGAGCGCCTCGACGCGACCGTGGTCGACATGCGCTTCGTGAAGCCGCTCGACGTCGAACTCGTGCTCGAGATCGCGCGCACCCACGAGGCGATCGTGACCGTCGAGGAGAACGTGGTTGCCGGCGGTGCCGGCAGCGGCGTGGCGGAGGCGCTCGCGGCCCACGGCGTCGTGCTGCCGCTCCTCCACCTCGGCCTGCCCGACGAATTCGTCGACCACGGCGACCCGTCGGCGATGCTCGCGCGCTGCGGGCTCGACGCCGCGGGCATCCTGCGCTCGATCGAGGCGCGTTTCCCCGCGCGCGCCGCCCCCGCGCGCGTCAAGCCGGCCGCATGATAGGCTCTCCTTTCCCGATGAACCGCCCCGAGAATCCCTCGACGCTGCTCGCGATCCCCGACACGCAATCGGGGAGCGACGACCGCGAACTCGCGATCGACCAGGTCGGCATCCGCGGCCTGCGCTACCCGCTCGCGTTCGCCGACGGCGACGCGCCCGCGCAGTCGACGATCGCGACCTTCGCGGTGAGCGTGGCCCTGCCCGCCGACCGCAAGGGCACCCACATGTCGCGGCTCGTGCAACTCCTCGAAGACCTGGCCGCGCCCGGCGCCGCGCCGCTGACCGTCGCGAACCTGCGCGCGCTCCTCGACGACCTCGTGACGCGGCTCGACGCCCCCGGCGGACGGATCGAGATCGCGTTCCCGTGGTTCGTGCGCAAGTCGGCGCCGATCTCGGGCGTGGCGAGCCTGCTCGACTACGAAGTGCGCCTCGAAGGCGAGTTGCACGACGGCCGCTACCGCTCGCTCGTCACGGTCGCGGTGCCGGTCACCTCGCTTTGCCCCTGCTCGAAGGAGATCGCCGAGTACGGCGCGCACAACCAGCGCTCGACGATCTCGATCGGCGTGCGGCCGCGCGAGGCGGTCGGCGTCGGCGAACTGTTGCGCGTCGCCGAGACCGAGGCGTCCTCCGAGCTCTACGGGATCCTCAAGCGCGCGGACGAGAAGTACCTGACCGAGCGCGCCTACGACAATCCGCGCTTCGTCGAGGACCTGGTCCGCGGCGTCGCCGCGCGGCTCGCCGCCGACCCGCGCATCGCGGCGTTCGTCGTCGAAGCCGAGAACTTCGAGTCGATCCACAACCACTCGGCCTTCGCGCGGATCGCGAAGGGGCTGTAGTCGGCCCTCACCGCGAGCTGTCGCGCTCCCGCGATGGGGAGCCGCCCGTCGCGCGCCCCTTCGCCGCGCGTTACCTG of the Burkholderiales bacterium genome contains:
- a CDS encoding sulfurtransferase translates to MTTRTVHDTLIDPATLARHLGDPGWVVLDLRHDLAEPEDWGRMQYRRGHVPGARFVHLDDDLSAPKSGSNGRHPLPAPETAASLFGRCGIDDTTQVVCYDQGGGMMAARAWWMLRWLGHRAVAVLDGGFVRWTREGHPVTADVPPTAPRDFRSDACLPIADAGELRASLDARSLAIVDARAPERFRGEVEPLDPVAGHIPGARNRPCQMNLRADATFKDAATLKVEFDALLAGVPLDRVVHQCGSGVTACHNVLAMAIAGYPLTRVYPGSWSEWVADRSRPVATGPA
- the thpR gene encoding RNA 2',3'-cyclic phosphodiesterase, with protein sequence MATGEKLRLFFAILPDDAVRARLDTLARATAERAEGRASAPHTLHLTVVFVGTVDAARAASVEDSGAALRANAFRLTLDTLGTFTRAGIAWAAPSAPPEELVSANRALVHALSGHGIATEARAFRPHVTLARRCARAVNGPLEPPIAWHADRLVLMSSRLLSEGPRYREVASWPM
- a CDS encoding tripartite tricarboxylate transporter substrate binding protein, whose translation is MARHSGGIAMLAALGFALAVGPAQAQPVTKIVVGGPPGGLFDIALRHVSTELERHLGGPVVIDNRPGAGGAVALEFVRNAKPDGLTLGMINVAAAANEAIIANKTYKLMADFEPVGLYLYPSNVLIVNPAFPADNVKGLVDALKARGGANFASGGVGSPGQLAGEMLKAQTGAPATHVPYKGAPPAVLAVVTGEVAYMFATASSAIGQVTGGKVRALAVTTTERLQQLPDVPTMAEAGYPDMKVSDWAGFVLPKGTPAADRDRIHAALLATFTDPTVQERLRKATFVPAAKPLGPDAFAAFLRSEIDKWAKVVRDAKIGQN
- a CDS encoding GTP cyclohydrolase I FolE2, yielding MNRPENPSTLLAIPDTQSGSDDRELAIDQVGIRGLRYPLAFADGDAPAQSTIATFAVSVALPADRKGTHMSRLVQLLEDLAAPGAAPLTVANLRALLDDLVTRLDAPGGRIEIAFPWFVRKSAPISGVASLLDYEVRLEGELHDGRYRSLVTVAVPVTSLCPCSKEIAEYGAHNQRSTISIGVRPREAVGVGELLRVAETEASSELYGILKRADEKYLTERAYDNPRFVEDLVRGVAARLAADPRIAAFVVEAENFESIHNHSAFARIAKGL
- a CDS encoding polyprenyl synthetase family protein — its product is MKDDVAYAVWAAERRARVESALARALPVPGDGVATLVEAMRYASLGGGKRIRALLAYAAGEFAHADPADVDAAAVAVEMIHAYSLVHDDLPSMDNDTMRRGRPTCHVAFGEATALLAGDALQAQAFAVLARAGWRDAGRACALLAEASGAAGMAGGQAIDLAATGRAMTERDLETMHRLKTGALIRAAVLLGAAAGQPLDAAGERALETYARAAGLAFQVVDDVLDVAGTTATLGKTAGKDAAAGKPTYVSLLGLDAARAKARSLGGEARAALAPFTGARRLTEIADDIVSRTH
- a CDS encoding SDR family oxidoreductase, which translates into the protein MARLEDRVAIVTGAAQGIGHAIAERLLAEGARVVMGDLVEASVADAARALDPRGARTRVCAGDVSRRATADALVALAVEAFGGVDILVNNAGITHAAEFLDLDEADFDRVIAVNLKSMFLCGQAAARRMVAQRRGGAIINLSSVNAVLAIPNQVPYVVSKGGINQLTKVMAIALAPHDIRVNAIGPGTIATELAKKAVLGSDEAKRRILSRTPMRRLGEPEEVASVAAFLASDDASYLTGQTIYPDGGRLGLNYTVPVD
- a CDS encoding exodeoxyribonuclease VII small subunit encodes the protein MPKTTNAPASFEAALAELETIVETMEGGQVPLKEALDAYRRGAELLKYCQATLKDAQQEIEVLEKGVLKPFKPEDA
- the dxs gene encoding 1-deoxy-D-xylulose-5-phosphate synthase, which produces MASLLERIASPSDLRRLDRAELPRLAAELRAFLLRSVASTGGHLSSNLGTVELTVALHYAFDTPRDRIVWDVGHQTYAHKVLTGRREAMAKLRQEGGPSGFPKRSESPFDTFGTAHSSTSISAALGMAVAARLQGDSRRVVAVIGDGAMSAGMAFEALNNAEGANLLVILNDNDMSISEPVGALNSYLAKVLSSRLYDTVRRGGKEVLAKLPGPAHEIAKRVEEHAKGMVLPGTLFEEFGFNYIGPIDGHDVEGLVRTLANVRKLEGPQFLHVVTKKGYGYPRAEADPILYHGVGRFDPEVGIVAKPAGAPTYTQVFGDWLCDMALADPKLVAITPAMREGSGLVRYSRQFPDRYFDVGIAEQHAVTFAAGLACEGMKPVVAIYSTFLQRAYDQVIHDVALQKLPVVFAVDRAGLVGADGATHQGAFDLSFLRCLPDVTVMAPSDEDECRRMLTTAFRMNSTAVVRYPRGAGPGVAIDPALDALPLGKARRLRTSDRESGRVAILAFGAPVAPALAAAERLDATVVDMRFVKPLDVELVLEIARTHEAIVTVEENVVAGGAGSGVAEALAAHGVVLPLLHLGLPDEFVDHGDPSAMLARCGLDAAGILRSIEARFPARAAPARVKPAA
- a CDS encoding aromatic ring-hydroxylating dioxygenase subunit alpha: MSNLATAAELRHPVSQFPSHWYSDPRVHEAEMRTLYARAPGYVGHELMVPEVGDYQTLPGRHDAQMLVRNADGIELLSNVCRHRQALMLTGKGNAPAIVCPIHRWTYDLGGELIGAPKFAEKPCASLRRSPIQRWNGLLFDGPRDVAADLSSLTTRAFDFSGYVLDHVETHECKYNWKTFIEVYLEDYHVGPFHPGLGKFVTCDDLEWEFAPWASLQTVGLNASFAKAGTATYERWHRAVLDYYRGELPTQGAIWLTYYPNVMVEWYPHVLVVSTLYPRGPDRTQNVVEFYYPEDIALFEREFVEAERAAYNETAREDDEIGERMDAGRRALVAQGLSEVGPYQSPMEDGMQHFHEFYRDQMADVLAGL